The genomic DNA TTCGGTTTGATTACGACGGTCGGTGGCTTATGGTATGTTAGGTCTGTGCAAGATGATTCCATTATGAAGCAAGCTTCAGTCAGGTTGGTTGTAAAGTTAAGGGCTTGTTTCATCACCAAGCCAAGGTAAATGATGGTAGTGATGAAGTAAACAGCTCAAGTCCCCAAGTATATCTTCAGTTCCAAGAACTCACCGATGAAAGGGATGGAAAAGCTATAAGCAATTCATATTTCTCCAATCTCAATCTTACCTCCCATGGAGCTTTCGATCGACACgtacccaccaccaccaccgcaaaGGCTTCCGCGTTATGTTGTGTCACCCGCTTAATGACTGGTTCGTTCGCACTCACCGCCATGCCATCGCCGATTCGGAAAAGCTCCTTGATACATTTataatgtttcattttgtCTTTCGATTCCGagttgcaaaaagaaaacccgaaCCATAATTTACATCTTTCCGTCAACCGCCCCGGGACACGGTTCGTATCGCTTCTCGTAACGATCGGACGATTGGTTGAGGCGGTACGTACAATTTACTTTTGATTGGTGCCATTTCTACGATTGATTGGTTCGCTGTGGCAAACCGGTAGCTGGCGCATTCGAAGACATCCGGTGGAGTTAGTCGACCGATcgtaaaacaaatcaaaggCCACCCCCAGCGGCAATTCTGTGGGCATACGGAAACCTGCACATTATATGATTAGTGTTATGTCGAAGATGATTGACGATTACCGTTCGAATGTTCCCAGGTGGCGCGACGTTTTAATGCTGATATTTGCATTTCCGCACTACTGCTGAACGAGCTCCCAATTCATTGAGTGTTTGTACAGCGCagtgattttgattttttggtaGGAAAATGTTATGTTTGCTGCTAAGGTTGGGATTTATTTGCAACTCTCTCAGtacgagcaacaacaacatattTCAAATGTATAATTTTTCCTGCTGCAGAAGTCCTCCAAATCTCTCTGCTGATAGACTCGCCAATGGTACGACCTAAGAAGGTTTTGCAAGCCCTGCGTTTAATAACATCTACTGCAATCAAAGCCGTAGCGGAGCTTAAATAGTTCCTGGTTATAAAATAATCTCTTTTGTCCATTTGCCCATAAGCGGTAAAAAATCCTTCCGAGCATCTTCCCATTCCAATGAGGCCGTAAAGGATGGCATCACTTTGGGACAAACCCGAAAGCAGCGTTAGAAAGGCTCGTTGAACTCAGCACCTGTGCGACGCGACTATTTTCCAAGAGGAGGCCGAGATCGGAGGTCTCGATTGTGGATATAGAACCCAACAGTAGAAACTAGGACATCCCTTTCGAGAGTTTAGATGGACGTTATCCACGTTTCGAGGCTTCACATTCGACATCGGTCCACATAGGATGGTCCAGTGATCAAGCTTCCCTTACGGATAAAACCATCTGAAGAAGATAAAAGCCTTTCGGGTCCGCGTCCTTCCATCCAATGAAGCTCTTCCATGAGGAACCTGCCAATGGTGAAAAGTCGCCGTGTTGTCTGTAGAATTCCTCTGGCAAATAGTTTCAATGGGAAAGTTTCatcggttgttgtttttaactTTTGACTAGAGAATAGATGGGATTATTGTCGACTCCGAAGGCGCGATCACTTTTCTGTAAAATTTTCTCTTTAACACCCATAAACAAGAGAGATTTTAGCGTATTTAGAATTTTTAATTCATACACCAGAAACATGATACTGTTGCTTATTACACTGCTTCGCAATTAATCCTTCCTCGATGGTATACGAATTTTATTAGAAAGGTGATACAATACCACGTACCTGTGTCGCTGCTGTAACACTGCTCCTCAGCGACCCCGCTCCAAACGGTCAACCCGACCCGAAAGACACTTTTACTACTCCCACAGTTCCCCGGTACGGTGCTTTCCAATAATAGCACTCCAAAAACGAGTCAAACCGGTGTGTGATTCAATGATGCAAATGGCGAACGTCTTCACCATCTTCCTCCCACCCTTGGATCTTTTGATGCTGAGGAGCATCACGATCGATTCGAGTACCGTTCGAACTCCTCGATCATGAGCAGACACCATGATCAtgtgtggagaaaaaaaaggcatgcTATAAGACCTCGAGTCATCGCAGCCATCCAATCCAGCATGTGTTACGGACGGACACCCGACACAGCCCAAAAGCCGCGGGTCGGTCGTCGGTCCCAGCACGTGTTCGATGAATTAATTATCACCTTATGTAAGGCTATGCTCGGCCACTTTCTCCCACACTGTGGTGCACACTGTTTCTTTCGGAGGAGTGATTTTAAGCCAACGAGAGACGGGCTTCTCCCAGTCTGATGATGAGCAGTGCGATGATTTCTGATAACCTACCTACCCATGGCAACCCAGGGGTCTGGAATCGGACGCACTCACAGAAGCACTAACAAAAAACAGGTTATGCGGATGGACCTGAATCTCTCCATAACCTTTTTTCCCATAAGCGCGCTTGCTTCTCCCATCAGGAACGATCTTCGCCAGGGACGGAGAAAATCCTACGTTACGTTACAGTTGCGGAAGTATCGTGTTGCAGACTGTATAACTTTTTCCATAGTCGGGTAGCTCTTGCTGCTTCATTTCCTAGACTGGAAGAGACTGGAACTGGCGGGTGGGTGCGGGTAGATACGCATAGACATCGGGCGCCACCGTAACCCACCGCATCCCATCCCGATGGACGACAGCTCTTTTGGGCTGATTTTTGGAGAGACTCCACTCCTAACAAGGCATTCGAACCGCCTTCTTTGCCTCTTTGAAGGCTACATCCTCTCGAACTTTTTGAAGAGGATCTTCAACGGTTTATGTTTTTACTCGCTTGTCCCAATCGGTTGGTTGTGTCATAGTGGCGCACGGTTTGGTGCAATAAATAGATCACCGTGGCAAAGCTTTCGGCTGGAACACTGAAAAGCTCTCTGTTTGGGCACAGCCCAGTGATCGATAAATGAAATTGTTCACATTTGCTTGTGATGAATAAATGTTAGCTTTGTGGTTGGCTAACGAGTAGCGACTCCTTTGCAAAGGGACCAAAGTAAAACGATACCTATCAGGATGGGGAAAGCTGTTAAATATTAGGAGAGCTGATCGATACTAAAATTTGTGTTGTAAAGAGCGCAAcggtaaatatttaaatatgctGCGTAACATGCACCTGTTCCATAAAatatagagaaaaaaaaactaacactTCTCAGACCAACAGCAGTTTCGATTTATCCGCAAAATGCTACGCTGGGTAGAAAAATAATGGTAGTAATCACTCAAAACATGTGAGGCCACCACGAGGTTGCTTTCGGTTACCGCTACTCGTTCGGGAGGAAGATCGCCTCTCATCTGCATAATTACATTAGTTGCGCTCCGATTTGGTGGCCAAAAAGTAGGAACTTCACTCCCGCCAACTTTTCACCCACTCGCCAAGACAGCAACCTGATTGATGCATTCGATGTGTTTTCCACCGATTATCCACTCCATTCCACCCCGGATCATTCCGACCTGATTTGGCCTTTCTTTCTTCCACCTCTCCGCAAGGCTCAAGACACTTTCTATTTCCGGTCGACTCGACTCACGTACCCCGAAGCCACCGCTTTGCGGATGTGCCGCGCAGGTAGAAAGTAGTTTACGCCAAGTTTCCTGCGTTGACCGCAGCATCCGTACCAAGGCTGCCACCACTGCTTACCTTGCCAGCACTTTCCTAGCAAAACGGGGCGAACCTTCGACAAGGAAGGCTTTCTCGCCGCTGGAACTGCAGCCTGGTGGTGCTGCTTCGGATTTCACTTTACGGGTCTGATACTCATCTCATTGCGGGGcgcaaccaaaccaaccaaaacaacaaccaaaaaaaccaacaagacGATCGCAAACAACAATTGCCTGTCTGGGATACTTTCTCGAATGCTCTTGCCACAAAGTTCATGATCTCGCGCCGGGCAAAGGTCTTGGACTTTCTTTTCTCCTGCGAAAGCCGTGGCATAAGGGAGACGCCGTCACCGAAAGCCCACGGCGGCCAGTGACCCAAAAAAGCCACGGAAGCAACGGTTGGGATGTGGGAGGTGTTCGTTCCAAGGACTGTTTAAACGTTTCCCAGCCCGGCCGGATGGGCGGATTGCTTTAATTGAATGTGATAGTTTGTTTATCCGATCGCTCAACGAACGGCTGGTGGTGTTAGGGAGGTGCGGGCCAAACGATGGAGCCCGATTGATGGATGTTGTGTCAGCTTACCTGTCAAATGGTGAGACTTGATTGAATGCACAAGCAAAGGGAATAGAGGCGGCTTAGGAGAGCGCTAATAGTAGTCGTAGAGTATATGAAagtgttgttttcgtttgacAGGCAACCAAGAAAGTTTGGTGCATTATTTACAAATGCATTTTCTTTAGTTTACGTATCAATGGAAACATTTTGTTTATGCTTATGCTACATATGACTCAACTAAATCACGTTATCACGTGCTAATGACAGAAACTACCAAATCTAAGCCCGCAGAGGTCGACCTCGCGGGCCCTCGTTAAGCATAACCCACAGGCGGCACCAGCAGGAGAAATTGGACAAAACCTCAACCCAAACGGCACGTATACCACCACGTGTGCCAGTTTGCCTGGGGCGAATAACAAACAGACTGACCTCGGAAACGCTGCATCGCGTCGCGTCGTTGCGCATCGCCAATCGGATCGATCCGCATCTCGGCCCAACCCTGATCTCGACCCGCGTGCAGCCAAGCCAACACCGCCCGCCAGCACACAAAAATAGCGATGGTTTTGATTTCGGGATCACCGGCGTCAAGTTCAGTGAAACGAGACCTTTCTGTCAACTGCGCGACGGATTTACTTGGCACTGTTTGCggaatttcaatttcactcGCAGGCTCGTGCGGCGTGCATCAAAAATTGGTTGTGGCCATTCACTTACTAAACTCCGCTACTGTTTGTTTACCATATTCCCCATCGTAAGAAAGTAGGTGGTTGGGGAAGTGTTAAGGAAGGTCAGTTAATGGCTAGAATTGATGTAGCTACATTGTGGCTTAGGTTAGTTGAGCTAACGGTCGTATTGGGGAAGTTGTGGATCAAGCCCTTTAGACGCAATCCAAGTAGAATTCAACATTGAAGCCTCTAGCATGTCGAATATGCTGACTGGAACGAGCCCTCTTAGGGAAATGCTTGGCCCACTAAATGATCGATACTTCCTACAACCAGTTTCAAGGAAGATGCTGCATAAGCTCAGTTTACTCGCGTTACGATGCTCTCCTGTATAGCGGGACTCTAGGCGGATGATAACAACTCTATCCCTCTATCTTTCCCATCAATGCCACCAAAATCaatcacaaaaaagaagcgatCAGGGTAAAGCAAAAAGCTCCACTTTAAATTAGCAAAGTAAGGAAACCGGAGCAGTCCATGACGAAGCCGAAACGGGTAGCCTACTGGAGAACAACGGTGCTCCGAAAAACCGTCATCCGAGCCAAACATCGCATTCGTCATAGTCACCAAAACGAGgcgatttaattttctttatattGTGACTTAACCAAAAAACTTACCAACTTGTGGTGTTCGACAGAGAGAGGCATGAGAAAATGGCAACAGCGCAACTACGGAAACGTTAAAGCGTAAGacataaaaagaaaatttataaaGACGACACTCGGGCCGGGAGGGAGGCACAGATGAAGATCAAAGTGCTAAAatgacgaaaacaaaaagtgcgctccgaaaagagaaactGCAACGCGAACAGGTCGCGTCAGTGTCGCGGTTCATGGTTACGATCGTCAAGAAGACGTGATCGTTCACTTTCCCCTGCTTGGGATGGTTGCAGTGGGTCGTGAAGCATTAATTCCGGTTCACCAACCGTTTCCGTTGGCCTGTAGAGCCCAGCGAGTGACACTCACGTACAAAACCGTACGGCAGCACGTTGATTAGAGCTCACAGGAAGACCCTGCTGTGCCTAGGAGGAGGCTAGCAAATGGAAAAGCTTCCAGAGAAAATTGCTATGTGATCACATTCGGgcgatttttttctatttgcttTCCCCTAATAAAACATCTGCACAGAGCAGATGGAGCGATAGGCCAACAGATATGGGTTGACAATTCCGTTCAGGCATTCAGCACCAGCTTTCCATTCGTAAAATATATGTGGAACAGTGTACGAAGACCATCAGAAAGATAGACCACTTAGCAAGATGTCATCTCGCGGATGGAGGGTCGCCGATCGTGCCGGCTTCACGTGTCGCGTATCTGACTATTTTCTTCTGCACATGTACGGTCCACACGCGGTGCCTGCTTCTGGCTTAAACCACGGCCACccttaaaaagaaaactgacACGATCGTTCAGGGATCCTCCCTTCAATGGATGGTGCAAAGAGCAAAGCGCTAGGttagggaaaagaaaaccgcATTGATCCCAACCCCACCACGCTCGGTCGGTGGAAAGTGGCCCCATCTGCTGTAGCGCAGAAATGTGCAGAAGGTGCAAAACGGGCGGGGAGCACTGAATCGGAAGCGATCGTCCGCTCGGGCGCATCCAAGgcgtggtggaaaactttatAAATACGATCGTCACGATCGCAAGCCAAGTCAGTGTGGCGCACGGTTCGTTGCAGTGTGGTTCGTCGCAAGCCGCCAGCACAACGAAGCGAGCGAAGTGAATCACGAGTGGGGCGATCGTAACctagaaaaacaaacggacagCACGCGCATTCGAAATGCAATTAAAGTGGCACCGATCGAgggtgaaagtgaaagtgGTGGCTGCCGCTCGGGTTGAAGTGATCATGCACGACCGGGACCAACTGGATAGAACTGACGATACATGAGCGTTGAAACAGTGTTCCTCACTAacgatgtgattttttgtttgtttgtgaatTTCTGCCACTTGCGGCGCGTCCAGCACCAACGTCGAGTACGTTGCGATCGGTCGACAAGCGCCACCGAAAATTTCGCTCAAGAAAACACCGCTGGAAAAGTTGTGTCCGTCGCGGGAAGCACCACGCTGTGTGCCGGCTAGTTTGCGCTACAGAACGCACGATGGAACGTGCAACAACGCTCGCCGACCGCGCTGGGGATCGGCCCAGATGCCCTTCCATCGGTTTCTGGCCCCGGAGTATCAGGACGGCGTCGAGGGAATACGGTAAGTGAGCTGTGATAACAAGTGGCGAAGTTTTGTATTCATGTTGTTGGCACTGTGATTGGAATCGATAGTTCGATTAGTGATTTCCTTTGATTTATGGTtgaaaaaataatgcaaaagtggccaaaagaaaagagaagggAACTATTTAATTTCTGAACTGAAGTGTTGTGGCAATGGCAGTGACGCGCGACAAAAGCACCACCAACTACGTGGATTACTTATTTCCTAAACCATTGTCTCCCCCATGTAGTCGATCCGTAACGGGTGCCACGCTTCCCTCGGCCAGATTCGTCAGTCTCGTGGTCCATGGGTCCCGCAACGAGGAAGCACCCGTGACGATGATGCTAGCCCTCTGGGGACAGCTGATTGACCACGACCTCACGGCCACGGCTCAGCCACGCAGCATCAACGGTTCGACGCCGCGTTGCTGCAACGGAGGCGAAGAGAGTACGCATCCGTCCTGTTTGCCGATCAAAGTCCCGCAAGACGACCCCTGGCTATCGCATCTCGGTGTGCGCTGTCTGGAGTTTCTCCGCTCGGCCCCAGCTCAACGGCGCGACTGTCTGCTGTCGTGGCGGGAGCAAACCAATCAAGCGACCTCCTTCCTCGACGCATCCCCAATCTACTCGAGCAATCCACGTTCGTCGGACAATGCACGGATCTTTCGTAGCGGTATGCTGCTTTTTGGCCGTGGTCCACCCCACGAGGACGTCTGCTTTCGGGCAGCCCTGGCGAACCAGTGCATACGGCCCGGTGACAGCCGGAGCGGTGAGCAACCGGGCCTGCTTATGATGCACATGATATGGGTGAACGAGCACAACCAGATCGCAACGCGCCTGTCCGACATTAACCCACACTGGAGCGACGAGAAAGTGTACCAGGAAACGCGACGCATCGTGGGGGCGCTTTTCCAGCACATTACCTACCGCGAGTTTCTGCCGCTGGTGCTGGGCAAGGAGGTGTGTCGGCTGTTCGACTTGGAGCTGGAAACGAGCGGCTACTACCGGAGCTATGATGCGAACGTGAACCCCACCATAGCCAATGAGTTCTCGGCCGCCGCATTCCGGTTCGGGCACTCGCTTATCCAGAGCACGTACATGCGTGCGGACCGCCATCACCGGTTCATCGCAAACAATGTCAGCCTGCACGAGGACACGTCCGAGGGTGACTTTGGAGGTCCGGGTTCGTTGCACCGATTGCTGCGGGGAATGGTCAACCAGAGGGCGCTGAAGCGCGACGAGttcatcacggccgagctcacCAACCATCTGTTCCAGACGAAGAGTAAGTGCGCCGTACGGAGCGTGAGCCTGGAGAACGATTTTCACTCATACATTTCTATGCGCTTTCCTTTTGACAGGTTTCCCGTTCGGTCTCGATTTGGCTGCGATCAACATCCAACGGGGTCGCGACCATGGGCTGCCGGCGTACGTCAACTGGCGTGGTCCGTGCGGTCTGTCCAACATTAAAGATTGGTCCGATTTGGAACGTGTCATGGGTCCGGCTTCAACGAACCGTCTCCGGAAGGCCTATCGCACCGTTGATGACATTGACTTGTTTGTCGGCGGTTTAGCTGAACGGCCGGTGGTGGGTGGCATCGTGGGGCCAACCTTCTCGTGCATCATTGCCCAACAGTTTAGCAATTTGCGCAAAGGTGACCGGTTTTGGTACGAAAATTCGGGCTTCGAGTCGTCGTTCACGCCTGCCCAGCTCGAATCGATACGACAGGTGGCGTTTTCGCAAGTGCTTTGCCGAGCGCTGGGTGGCGGCGGAACACTACAACCGTTCGTGTTTCTTCCGTCCGATTTTGGCCAGAACGAAAGACTACCGTGCGAATCGAGACTGATGGCACCGATCGACCTGACGCCCTGGAAAGAACGTGACCCATTCAATAACGACCCCGGAGACGAAGACGAGGACGAAGAAGATGACGAAgatgacgacgaggacgaagaGGACGAAGCGAGACCAGCCAATGGAACCGTACCGACAGCCGACCAAGCGACTGCCCAATCCTCGACCTTTTCCTCAACTACGACCACTACGCGACGCCCCTCCCTGGTACTAGACACCCCCAGTAACGTCATCAACAAGGTGGACCTCATAACGAACGGCAATACCGGTGTGCAACCGAACCGACAGAGACCGCAGTCTTCGACGCTGACAGTGGGACCGACGGTTATTATAAGCAACAAACTAGACCTGACACCGACACCAACCAACAGACCAACACCTGCCAGTGGACAGTCCTCGACTCCGACGGTTATAGATCACAAACTCGACCTGAAAGTGACTACGAAACCTACTCAGAAACGCAAACCTACACGCAAAACGACTACCAAGAAACGACCAACATCGTCGGGCACCAGACCGTTAGTGACCAGCAACCTGGACTTTTCTGCCTCACGCAACACCAACGGAACGATTACCTCCGACACAGAACCTACCGACCACCAACAAGAACTTGTACGCACGAGACGGGAAGTGACCAACGTTAGGGATGTGGACGCACGGTACGGGTACTATCAAACACCTTCGCCACCACCCGACTACGGGGACTACGACGCGGATTACAGCACGGACAACGAGCCTCCACCACCGTACCTTGCCTACGGCTACCATCTACCAACTACTACTACGAGGACGACTACATCGCAACCACTAGTGTTTGGGTACTATCCTCCATATGGAGGGAACTACTACATGGCTCCACCGACACCACCTCCACCCCCTCCTCCACCAAACCCTTGCCTCGACACCCGCAGACCGTTACGAacgacgccgacgacgacgacaccaCGACGTAGACTCACGGACAAGCACACGCTAAACGCAGACGTACCGCAGCGACCACGGACATCGACGTTTAGACCTCCGACCGACCAGAACCTtcacaaaccaccaccatccaatAAACCATTCAAACAACCCTCTCTCGCACAATCTTCTGTCTTTTCGGTGGACTTTAGAAGCCTTCCCCTCACCGGTGTCCGTCGCCCTTCCACTAACAGTAGCAGTAGATCCTTACGCCATGCTATCTCTACTAGTAACACCACTGTCGCCTCCAACGGTTCCTCTACTCGCTCCGTTTTTCCTACTTCCGGGGATGTTCCTATGAAGCTTTCCGAATCTTTCTCTGTCTATGACTACGGCAATGACTATGACGATACGGTACCGAACCCGACCCGACATACGACTACTACCGGCGACTCTAACGACGCCGACCGACTGACGGTTCTTCCGCTTGACGAGCACGACGGCTATCTGCGACCGGAACAAACACACTACGAAC from Anopheles stephensi strain Indian chromosome 2, UCI_ANSTEP_V1.0, whole genome shotgun sequence includes the following:
- the LOC118507874 gene encoding uncharacterized protein LOC118507874 — its product is MATSDQQMRAIKRNVLCTSRRRVYATAAKQTTSTAKSCLSPFLWSVLFCLTFAFCTGELISLEELAKHVKQQDLLNNDTATNNSDLPHPIVTFPTDHNVTQLPDTSMISPRRHKTRRKGTTGANNSHRSKPKKRKNVMQMALQSAARKGLEAMIELYDRAEPELLKRGAVLDANDPGALLAQFSASNQTEMDAKAAYATLVAAKTFKESTNVEYVAIGRQAPPKISLKKTPLEKLCPSREAPRCVPASLRYRTHDGTCNNARRPRWGSAQMPFHRFLAPEYQDGVEGIRRSVTGATLPSARFVSLVVHGSRNEEAPVTMMLALWGQLIDHDLTATAQPRSINGSTPRCCNGGEESTHPSCLPIKVPQDDPWLSHLGVRCLEFLRSAPAQRRDCLLSWREQTNQATSFLDASPIYSSNPRSSDNARIFRSGMLLFGRGPPHEDVCFRAALANQCIRPGDSRSGEQPGLLMMHMIWVNEHNQIATRLSDINPHWSDEKVYQETRRIVGALFQHITYREFLPLVLGKEVCRLFDLELETSGYYRSYDANVNPTIANEFSAAAFRFGHSLIQSTYMRADRHHRFIANNVSLHEDTSEGDFGGPGSLHRLLRGMVNQRALKRDEFITAELTNHLFQTKSFPFGLDLAAINIQRGRDHGLPAYVNWRGPCGLSNIKDWSDLERVMGPASTNRLRKAYRTVDDIDLFVGGLAERPVVGGIVGPTFSCIIAQQFSNLRKGDRFWYENSGFESSFTPAQLESIRQVAFSQVLCRALGGGGTLQPFVFLPSDFGQNERLPCESRLMAPIDLTPWKERDPFNNDPGDEDEDEEDDEDDDEDEEDEARPANGTVPTADQATAQSSTFSSTTTTTRRPSLVLDTPSNVINKVDLITNGNTGVQPNRQRPQSSTLTVGPTVIISNKLDLTPTPTNRPTPASGQSSTPTVIDHKLDLKVTTKPTQKRKPTRKTTTKKRPTSSGTRPLVTSNLDFSASRNTNGTITSDTEPTDHQQELVRTRREVTNVRDVDARYGYYQTPSPPPDYGDYDADYSTDNEPPPPYLAYGYHLPTTTTRTTTSQPLVFGYYPPYGGNYYMAPPTPPPPPPPPNPCLDTRRPLRTTPTTTTPRRRLTDKHTLNADVPQRPRTSTFRPPTDQNLHKPPPSNKPFKQPSLAQSSVFSVDFRSLPLTGVRRPSTNSSSRSLRHAISTSNTTVASNGSSTRSVFPTSGDVPMKLSESFSVYDYGNDYDDTVPNPTRHTTTTGDSNDADRLTVLPLDEHDGYLRPEQTHYEPLVRQSGTTTGHAYRDYWTRDGTRTRFYTDYLTDRTLRPLYDNRTQQDYYYYRYAPEHDKPLLLDDYSDKFVGQLLNGEKRDATSSHDDNGPPASLPNHNRRLRTIDSDGKHKDARYKTDQRSIRDDTTKDRTLTTKLKNKRPTNNRLKTPTKKPSAISLVPFVLLTSIDRPDNWVMYHSKPSKQRKPPATVPLLKSDALSLSELPSPIADQD